The following are encoded together in the Peromyscus leucopus breed LL Stock chromosome 1, UCI_PerLeu_2.1, whole genome shotgun sequence genome:
- the Thap8 gene encoding LOW QUALITY PROTEIN: THAP domain-containing protein 8 (The sequence of the model RefSeq protein was modified relative to this genomic sequence to represent the inferred CDS: inserted 2 bases in 2 codons; deleted 1 base in 1 codon; substituted 3 bases at 3 genomic stop codons) translates to MREAAWVGGVNLSPGFLGVNILQSGSMGTCGTHLVTLLCCRFPLKDGPRLQAWLWRMSLEHWVPSCHLYLSSEHFTPSCFQWXWAVHYLRPDAVSSTFSRVSTEVRSQTRTXSTEKPVAPPPPPGREVSSLALEPSSMASGPVHFLVLGPASGDPKTSATTLLTPCPSHLLPQXPRTGLSDQHPQAGLAAALGALQQIVHRLQRHQXWHQAQLQALQQLAQQLHGESLLACTHRVHCVGRVPWDWYPGPGRLLHLQLRFKPGSSVERAVRARLKLTENRHDHDAAFVPFSRCKSRVLTFTKAGFTIICGRPDIAIXPATLDAKPKPLDTQMPHV, encoded by the exons ATGAGAGAGGCAGCCTGGGTGGGAGGTGTGAACTTGAGCCCGGGGTTCTTGGGTGTGAATATCCTCCAGTCAGGGAGCATGGGGACCTGTGGCACTCATCTAGTGACTCTACTATGTTGCAGGTTCCCACTGAAGGATGGTCCCAGGCTGCAAGCCTGGCTGTGGCGCATGAGCCTTGAACACTGGGTACCCAGCTGCCACTTA TACTTGAGCAGTGAGCATTTCACACCCTCCTGCTTCCAGTGGTGATGGGCGGTTCACTACCTGCGACCTGATGCGGTGTCCTCCACCTTCTCCAGGGTATCAACTGAGGTGAGGAG CCAGACAAGAACCTGAAGCACCGAGAAGCCTGTGGCACCGCCCCCTCCTCCTGGGCGGGAGGTTTCATCCCTGGCCCTGGAGCCCAGCAGCATGGCGTCTGGCCCAGTGCATTTCCTGGTACTGGGACCCGCATCAGGAGACCCCAAGACTTCGGCCACCACGCTCCTGACCCCTTGTCCCTCCCACTTGCTTCCAC GGCCAAGGACTGGCCTCTCTGACCAGCACCCACAAGCTGGCTTGGCGGCTGCTCTGGGGGCACTGCAGCAGATAGTTCACAGGTTGCAGAGGCACCAGTAGTGGCACCAGGCACAGCTGCAAGCTTTGCAACAGCTGGCACAGCAGCTGCACGGGGAGAGCCTGctggcctgcacacacagggTCCATTGTGTTGGGCGAGTGCCCTGGGACTGGTACCCAGGGCCAGGGCGCTTGCTCCACCTGCAGCTCCGCTTTAAACCAGGGTCCAGTGTC GAGCGCGCTGTCCGCGCCAGACTGAAACTTACTGAAAACCGCCATGATCATGACGCTGCTTTTGTGCCGTTCTCCAGATGTAAAAGCAGAGTCCTAACTTTCACCAAAGCAG GATTCACCATCATCTGTGGAAGGCCTGACATAGCCA CACCTGCCACCCTGGATGCTAAGCCCAAGCCCCTGGACACTCAGATGCCCCATGTGTAA